tacacaaatttaaaaacatatgGTTGAATTGATGTGCCTTTCTTATCATATTGACTGCCCAGAACAGACTCGTAGAAAATCCAGAGCATTGCCTGACAATTTTGGCCTCTAGTGGGAACTTTTTTCCCTCCATACATTGTGTTTTGTATAATCCACATGAAGATCAAACCATTCTTTTCAAAGACAGAGCGGTGAAGTTTAACAGACCATGTGTCTAGAATTATGAACATGATCTGAAGAGGCCTGCACACTGCGAGATCCCAGCAATCTTCTTCAGCAAACTTTATTGTACGCCACACTGCCTGATACCCGCTCGGGTCTGTCATGGTAAAACAAATAAGTTTCTGCTGCAACAAACCCGATTTCCTTCTTTGCTGGAattgcaaacattttgttttacacTTACATTTACGTTCCTCCACTCCACTTAAGTTTGTACCAGTCTGTGTCCGTTGATCAGGGTGTCATTTCTTGTCCTACTGGTTAGTTTGTCGACCCAGATCTAGCAGCAGTCACACTGTGACATGTCATCTTACATTTCTGATACTCCCAGCTTACTTcctcaaatgcttttttttaactgtaggTCTCAAGACCATTAAGGTCAACTTCAGTACTCTGTCACTCTCAAAGCAACTTCACTCTTTTAAAGCTGCTTATTTCATCATGTATCATGAAAATGGTTCCTAATGTGAACGGGCATCGGCACATAGGTGTGGTAAGGATAACAGCTGAGTAGCTTTCATTGTAATTTTCCACTTCTGATCATGTTTTGTGAATCGTGTGAGTTATGGCTAAGAGACATAAAGTAGGAAGATCTACGGCCTGAGAAGCCTCAGAGCAGGAACTTCATACCCAGAATGATGATGATAACAGTTTAACTGACGGAGAAGGGTCAGATCAGCTCCTTTTCATATGAAAATGGATTGCCAGATAGAGAAGTGTGATTCATCACTCCAGAGAACACGTTTCCACTGCTCAAGAGTCCAGTTTTTGCGTAACTTGCACCACTGCATGTGATGCTATGCATTGCGATTGGTGATGTAAGGCTCACCATGAAAACCCTTTCAGTGAAGCTCTATACGCTCGGCTCTTGAGCTCATCCGAATGTCACGTGAAGTTTGAAGGTCTGTAGCgattgactctgcagaaagttggaaACCTCTCCACAGTGTGCACCTCAGCATCAACTGACCCCACTCTGTTAATTTACGTAGCTATAACGCTATCACttcatggctgagttgctgttttTTCCACTGGCTTCCACTTTGTACTCCTAACAGTTTACTGTAGAATTTTTAATAGTGAGAAAATTTCACGACAGGACTTTTTCCACAGTTGGCATCCTATCAGGTTACCTGGCCAGAGCatcccattctttcacaaatgtttgtagaagcagtctgcatgcctaggtgcttgcttttatacacctgtggcaatAGAAATGATTGGAATGCCTGAATacaatgatttggatgggtgaaTGCATACTTGAAAAGTTGATATCAAAATCGTTCACTCTGTAAAgccaaaagcaaacagacacaaatgcTGCCGCAGACAAGCAAAACTCACCAGGAAAATATCGCTCAGGGATTTTGGTGACGTAGAACAGGAAGGCAGAACCAGCAATCAAGTACATTATTATAACTCGAGgcagaaacagctgaaacagagaCAGGAAAGATTTATTGTACACAGGGAAAATCCTCATTTCTGGGTTAAAACCATAGTAACAGCATCACAGCAGAAACGGCTTGTAATAAAGCTCTAAAACGATACAGCGAACATACAGCGCACAAGCTTTGTTTCCTGACCTGCACAACATCGGAGGTGAAACCACCATTGAGCCAGACCCAGTGGCAGGCAGGAATCGTGCCAACACCTGCCACGCAACAGAAGATTGACATCCGTATCCAACGCCAGTCATTGCTGAGGTAACGAGGGTGGACCTGAGCGCTGAAGACGGCCAGGATCAGGGACAGCACTGTCAGCAGGTAGACCTGCCGCCAAAACTGCAACCAGGGGAAGTaacagacaatataaaacacagcGCAATATGAGCCTGAGGATCTCCAGTTTCATATCTTAAAGGAAAAGGAATTAGCCAGCAACCTGATACTAATGTTTGTGCTTACAGCATTACAATAGAAAGCGTAGAAGATCCCAGGTACATAGCAGCCCAGGATGCCAACAGAAATGCCTGCATAGTCCAACGCCAGCCAGCGGCGGCAAGTCTTCTCCGATCGATGACACGAGAACAGGTGATACCCCACTGAACACAGCATGCAAACCTGAGAGGGAAGCACACAGCACCAGATGCAAATGTTTTTCGACAATTTCTTTACGTATAGAGCATTTTTATGCATCCATCAAGCTAATCACATTTGTGACTACACGAAAAACTTTGTGTTCCTTTACCACATGGGTACATTATACCTACATAAGAATTACACTGACTAGTTATTCACTATATTAAAAGATTTCAAACCATTTGCGAGTGAAACTTACAACATAAACAAATACACAGCTAAAATGTCAAAATCCGCTATCTGTCAACAGGAACTCTAAACTTCACAGCTACTTCTATCTACACACCTGGGAAGGTGGCAGTGACCTGAGTGCACCTGTAGCAAGAAACATGAAACCTATGTTAATAGGTTTGTTCAGTCATGCAATTGCACAAAGCTACCCTGGTAAAATAAAACTGCTTCACAAACAATATCTGGAAACAGAAACATCTCATGCCAGCTAAAAGATTCATTACAAAAAATGCACAATAAGAAAAGAATCATGAGAAAACATTCATGAGAAAGTGCTTTATTTTTGCACAGAGAAGTGTACAGCTGCCTGATTAATGCACTGTCTGGACATGCCCTCACAGGAATTAAGGTGGATTTTTGCCAAGTTTTGACTCCCTGCACAACCTTTGCCCTGGTGGGTGGTGTCACCGTTTGCATTCATACTTGTGCACTGACGACGAGTGAAGCTGAGTGTTATACTTGAAGCAAATAAATAGTGAACAGCCCTCTCTTTAACTAAATGCAGGAAAGAGAAAAGACTTTAGAATCAGCTTGGGCCATAGACTGCTGATCAGGGAGCAACAATGGCAAAGAATGCCATGAGGATGACATGCAGAGGATTGGCATGACAGAGTAGGATGCTAgcgatagggtgagatggattCAGGTGATCAGCCATAAGGAGCAGCTCAAAACTGTAGTTTTAGTCGTTTACTAtacaaacaatgacaaaaagcAATTGAACAACTTCAATCTCTATGCAAATATGAGGCAATCAAACTACTAGCAGGCTACTAGTTTACACAGCACTCTCTTTCATATACATTTTTGCTTAATGCTACAATCTGAATGACATGTGCATTTATCCTGTTTTTAtggtatttttattcctattttcaACATTATTTAATTATGTCATTTATTGATCTATGGTTATGACTGGAGGgatgattatttttaaatcaagaaAGTGATTTGTAATTTTGCAGCGACGAAACAAATCATTAAAACCAGCTCACAGGAAGCTCAAAAACCATcttgcatacatacacacaactTACCTGGAAACAGAAGAGTCCTATAGCGTAGATGACATAGTCTTCTCTGTTGGCTCCAGAAGCTGGCAGGACAGACAAGAGGTCGTTGACTCCCAGAGAGAAGAACAGCAGGAAACCCAAAAGGTGGCTCCAGATATTCACCGTCTCATTGGACAGaataaaaatactgcaaaagaaaTGTGCAGGATGTTTGCATGTGCatggtttatgtgcaaatgtatgGATATAATCACTCAATTTTCCCCCTTCTGGTCTGTAATgctatatatttatatctacaaAGTTGGGCAACTCAAAGAAAGATAAATAACAGTAAAGGCCAGAGGTGAAATGCATAAGCTTGATTTTGCAGTATTCCCAGCACCTTTTCAGGCAGAGTTTGGAGGGCAGGTGAGCCCTGTAGCCGTCTGTGATGTAGGGGTTTTCCTTCAGGAAGAGGGGGATTTGTTCGTAAGTGTACAGTCGTATCCTTTGGGGTATCAGCACCGGCCAGTGCTGATAACTGCCCAGCTCTATGTAGTGGGCAGTCTTCAGCAGCTTCTGGGGCATCTTCAGCAGCATCTTGCTCGGGGCTCCTCTGGCGGTGTAAGGCAAGCTGAGGGAGGCTAAGGCTGCATATGGAAAAAGGAAAGGTAGGATTTATAAGGGAGTGTGCTAGGATGGTAAAACAAGTCCTCCTCTATCTGAAATCAGTGCTGACATTATGTTATATCTACAGGATCAGGGTTACcgtcgtttgtgtgtgtgtgtattcatctATTCCCTAACCCTACCTCCTTAAAAGCTCTCAAAtctcaccaccaccagcaccacatTCTCAGTTAAGTCCACAGGCTCTCCGCATATCTTTCCCTTATAACTAAACCCCTTAAAACAGCAAACTAAACACACTAGCGTGCCCGACTCGCACGTCAATCCGTTTGTTATTGTTGGGCCATGCTAGCTAATGCGCACGCTAGTCCGCTAAAGTGATGTGAAACGGGGTTACAGAACTCACCATTAGTCCCACTCCGACTTTCGATGTCCCCGTTCACACAGTTCAGCCATATCTGGATGGCTTTTAACCTGACACGTCAGTAATAATGTTACATTTTAGTGAACAGACACACTACCCGCAAAAcctgtctttcttcttttgACGTTGATGGTAAACAATGAAACGGCACAATGCTGCCACCAACTGGTGGCTGCGGAGAATTTCACCCTGCGGTGTTTTATTAAacttgaaatgaaaacaacaacaacaacaacaacgatgatgataataataatttgtggAAATGTATCCTAATTACTGATGTAGGTTAATTAAGGCCTTGTTCTCTACAAAGGAATGCCTTTCAAACTGCATCTTTTATTTTAGCGGTTTGAACACTTCCCAAGAGGCATCACGCCCAAGCATTGGTGGACCATTTAATTATAATGCGGCTTGTTTATTTAATAAGTTTGACTGGTGACCACACCTAAAAAATAATGACTTTTTGCTTTCACTGAGACTGTTGCACATTGTTTAAGTCTTACCAGCATCCcacgagaaaaaaaaaccaaacaaaccaaaaactacagcagttattttcattttctcagaTCTACAATTCTTACCCATGTTTGTAAATTGTCAAACATCATCCTACCATAATGCCTGAACATGACAAATCCTTTAGCAGCTGCTTTACGTTATTTAAAAATTGTGAAATATTAAAGCAAATAGCTGTTTTGTGATGTTGATATCTATTTGCTACAGAGCCAAAATCTCCAagaaagtggtcttgagcaagcCATGATCTTGAACGAAATAAGAAAATTAATGGATGGTCTTGAGCCTCCAgcctttctgaaggtcttttagTCTTTCTTTGGAGATTGGATGCTTTTTCTTAATCTACTGCCTCTCCAGAGCTCAGacttcaacattattgaagcactgCAGGATCATTTTGCTAGAGATCAAAATACAAGGcagaaaacatccaaagaagaagcTGTGGAAGTCCTTCTGAAGCCtaaagaactattcctgaactACAAGAAAGCgaaagagagttcaggctgtgtagGAAAATAAAGGTAaccacaccaaatattgaccgTTCAAGCTCAtaagaattgtacaaactctgatTTTGCCTTTTATTACTGTATTTCAgtttatgtttgcatgtgtttcgATAagtcacttcttcttttttcccatttccaagcaaaatgggaaatagATGATGGCTCGAGATTTTAGAAAATTTGGGGTCTCCACTATAACttgaaacaataaataaaatccagttTGAGTTGGTATTATCGGAGTATTGTCAGTAGGAGCATCTAACATCCAGAGCCCTGCTGTCTCCTCTTCCAACCACACccacataaaaaataataaaatacaaaaacatggaCCATGATCATGACCTAAACAGCCATCAGAAGAGAATAGATTCCTCTTCGCTGACGCAGTGACTTTGGTATGTTATTAGAGTTGCATTGTCATGACTTCATCCTCTTGAAAGTTGACACTAAGCCACAGGCTGTGAGGACATCCCTACAGAGAGTGCAGACACATGATTACAGCACTCGCTCACAAAAGAACTCCAggaatgaattaaaaatgtttttagtcTCCAAGATTAAAGCTCCTGGGGGGCTGGTGTTAAAGACTATACAAGTTTATATATACTGTGTTGGAAAACAAAGTCTCCGTGTGTCGCTGAGCAAAGGTGGGGACTTAATTTCAGCACTTGGAAGGAAGATGCAAGTGTTCATGCAAAACAACAAATCAACCCTGCGCACCGAGGGCgttgtgtttgcattttcaATTGTTTCCATCTGGAAGAGATTTACAAGAGCACGATGCACTTGTTTGAGACACGAAGCATAAAGTTCATCTCATGAAAGGGTGATTTATGAGTCAGTTAGACCTGTATTACAACAAGACACGCCATTACCGATTACTCTTTTTTGCTAAATCTTGAAGCGATTTAAGTAGGAAGAAGAAGAGACTCGAGTTTATATAGTAGAAAAGGCTCCTAAAACAAGCTCAGCCGAAtgtaatatttcaaaatatgttCTTTTTTTACTCATATCAATGAAAAAACGTCTCAAATACCCCAAACAGGAAGATCACTGAAGttatcttcaaaataaaagttgttaaAAAGTTTAtcaggaaaatgtttttgtgaataaatatttttacacaACCGTCCTCTTTTGCCTACTCACCCTTTCTTTATTAGTGTCTAAATATGTAATGCAAAATAACTTCAACATGCTATCTCTTAGCGTCCCTATAAActcttaattaattaataatatataaGCCATTTTTGTTAACGCCCCCCGAATAAGGAATCCCGGAAGTGCAGAGGGAGGAAGCTCTCGTCTCGTCCCGAGGGCTCGTCTCATTGGCAGTAGTTTGACAGCGTCACTGTGAGCAGCTGTGCGCCCTGCCCATTTTATTTCATGATCAACATGCAGCTTCAAGGGGAAAATACCAAATGCCCTCTCACACCACTGATTCAACATGTGAGCAGGGATGAAACTGTGAAGATTAGAGACTATCCTTAACCGCACtgactggttttatttttattttatttgtgttttccatttccCAAACACGTTGTTGATATGTAGTCTGAAGCACAGGTTATGGATCGCATGTGGATATGCTGCAAAATCCTACTCCTTGCAATTGTTTGTGTGCGTTCGTCATCTCTGGAAGAAGAGGACGCTTCTTGCGATGGGgcgtttgatatttattttgttttagacCGGTGAGTCATGAAGGCTAGCCTGTTTTACCCGtgcattaattcattaattaattaaatacttgCTACCCCAGGGCAGAGACTTACTCAGTCCTCTCCATGTATGGCTATGTTTAGTTCCTCCTCTGCTAGACTGCAGGAGTGACCACAAAGTTCACTCTTATTATGCTGTTATTCCCAACAGCGACAGATCAACCTGCTCCCCGCTTattctgtgtgtctgcatgcaCCAGCAGAATAAACGGACCCTTCACCTCTTCTGTTTATTCTGCCGCTTGCAAATGTAGTaacttttggaaaacatgatgTAGTCAAATTCTGTCACAgatctctttgtttttacattttatcctTGCATCGGACTGTATTATTGTCATTAATGTTAAAAGTACAGTGTTGTGCGAATGTCtcgagccacccctcatttttcttacagttttcctaCTAGTTTTGAGCAGTagatctccaggctttctgaaggtctttcagagtttctctttggacactggctactttttcactcattttcagtcccatCCATGTCTAGTTTTCGGAgggatgtgttttttttgtttgtttgttaagccacttaacactgatctCAAGCATAAAGGGGGATCTAACTGAAGGGATGAACAAGACAGCCTAAAACAGAGCCACTTTTActactttgttactagcaaccTGTTGCAAAAAGATAATTTCCGTCTCTTTCTTTATCCGATTCTACAAAAAATGCAGCAATAAGGTGATTCCCAAATAACTTTTAACAAAAACTTGACATACTTCAGTtcggtgtgcagtgtgtctttaaaaaaataactagaTAAGAGGAAGCTTAAAAGCTATCCAGCAGacgaacagtatctgaaagtcgtATCTTTAAGGAACAGAAAATAATCCAGCAAAGTCCTGATACAGAACCTGAGAGACAACCCTTCAGTCAGTggatctactgttcactgaagcctcatcagaaatgatctCAGTGGAAGAGTGGCTAACAAGAAGGCATTCTTAACgaagggaaagagagaaaaaaaaggctgaggtatgcagAATTATGCAAGAACTACACTGAAAATCAGTAGCAACAGGTCTTATAGAGTGATGAATCTAAACTTTTGGTTCAAATTTTTGTctgtatatacagtggggcaaaaaggtatttagtcagccaccgactGAGGTTAAGACAGAAAACCACAATAGCTTAATAAAAATACCAAGTACAAGTCACTGGTGCTGTTAGAGAGATCTCAGTTGCATTTCTATTTGTGGAAAAGccttcattttcttcattttgttttttatgtacacacatacagtggggcaaaaaagtatttagtcagccaccgattgtgcaagttcccccacctaaaatgatgacagaggtcagtaatttgcaccagaggtacacttcaactgtgagagacagaatgtgaaaaaaaaatccatgaatccacatggtaggatttgtaaagaatttatttgtaaattagggtggaaaataagtatttggtcaataacaaaaatacaactcaatactttgtaacataacctttgttggcaataacagaggtcaaacgtttactataggtctttaccaggtttgcacacacagtagctggtattttggcccattcctccatgcagatcttctcgagagcagtgatgttttggggctgtcgccgagcaacacggactttcaactcccgccacagattttctatggggttgaggtctggagactggctaggccactccaggactttcaaatgcttcttacggagccactcctttgttgcccgggcggtgtgttttggatcattgtcatgttggaagacccagcctcgtttcatcttcaaagttctcactgatggaaggaggttttggctcaaaatctcacgatacatggccccattcattctgtccttaacacggatcagtcgtcctgtccccttggcagaaaaacagccccatagcatgatgtttccacccccatgcttcacagtaggtatggtgttcttgggatgcaactcagtattcttcgtcctccaaacacgacgagttgagtttataccaaaaagttctactttggtttcatctgaccacatgacattctcccaatcctctgctgtatcatccatgtgctctctggcaaacttcagacgggcctggacctgcactggcttcagcagcggaacacgtctggcactgcgggatttgattccctgccgttgtagtgtgttactgatggtgacctttgttactttggtcccagctctctgcaggtcattcaccaggtccccccgtgtggttctgggatctttgctcaccgttctcatgatcattttgaccccacgggatgagatcttgcgtggagccccagatcgagggagattatcagtggtcttgtatgtcttccattttctgatgattgctcccacagttgattttttcacaccaagctgcttgcctattgtagattcactcttcccagtctggtgcatttctacaatacttttcctggtgtccttcgaaagctctttggtcttggccatggcggagtttggagtctgactgtttgaggctgtggacaggtgtcttttatacagatgatgagttcaaacaggtgccattcatacaggtaacgagtgggggacagaaaagcttcttacagaagacgttacaggtctgtgagagccagagattttccttgtttgaggtgaccaaatacttattttccaccctgatttacgaataaattccttacaaatcctaccatgtggattcatggatttttttttcacattctgtctctcacagttgaagtgtacctctggtgcaaattactgacctctgtcatcattttaagtgggggaacttgcacaatcggtggctgactaaatacttttttgccccactgtacagaggaggtcaggtGAGAGGCACAACAcagagtgtctacagccatctgtaaaagtCGATGTagtctctgtcatggtttggagctgcattGCAGCttgtggtgttggagatctttcCAAAATTGATTGAATtatgaacaaagaaaaacaccatcagattttgagcGACCACAAAATGCCACCTAGAAAGCATCTTATCagcaacagcttcacttttcagcatgacaaagaTCCCAAACACATAGCCAGTGGAGTAGAATTATACCtggacagaggaaaacacagtgTAACAGTATAAGCCATGGATTGGcttccccagagcctggacctcaacattattcaAGCAGCGTGGAATCATCTTCACAGAGAACAAAACagaaggcagccaacatccaaagaagagctttaaatgctctttaaagaagcctggagaactaatcctgaagactacttcaagaaatgatcagacagcctgACTAAGAACAACTCAGGCTGTGTTTTAGAATAAAGATGGTCACACTAAATATCGACTTCAAGTTTGTTAGAACTGCGTTTTATACTGTATTGAAACATTTTCCTAGTAGAATATACAGAAAAGAGCAATGGTGCAAAGACTTGCACAATAATAGATTTCtattaactgtatttttatttctgtttgtaaTTCATATGTTTATGGAGTAAAATACTACACAAAATGCAGAATCAAACTATATATGTGTCTTATGCAGAAAATATAAAGCACATAAATAATTTCTGATTTATTGATTAATTGATGGAGCTCCCCAAGTATTTTCATATAACTCTAGTGCAGTTGTGAATCCTTGGTAATAAAGCTAAATAATGCTAAATGAAGTGATATTTTAGCACATTGTTTGGGTGCATTTGATTTTTCACTCGGCCACTGCCTGTTTTTGCAGGTCAGGCAGCGTGTGGGGACACTGGGATGAGATCTATGGATTTGTGGAGCAGCTCACCAGGAGGTTTGTTAGGTGAGTAGCTGTTTTCTGCCAGTATTAATAGCAAATGAATTAATATCTCCTCATTCTCTGTATAAAAACTTAcagaaaatagtaaaaaaaaaacacttaatgtAGAACATTTAAAGGAAGCTTTCGAGTGCCCTTCAAGCACATACAAGAAGTTGaacagaggaaacagagtcagTGGTTCAAACAGTAGTGGCTAGCAGAAACTAGGGCATGCCTATTTCAGGCACTAGACATCACACAAGGCAACCAACTGCTCCAAAACCCCTCTGGGCAATAGCACTGAGGGTGTGTGTGATATCTTTAAGTTTAATAGCAGACTGCTAAATATAAGAACCAAACATGCAGCAGATGTTGAAGGTGGTGCCAACCACAACCGGCAGTCCTGTCCCCCTTTCACAGTAGAACAAGGCACAGGGATAATGGCTCACTTCCCCATCTCAAAACTCTCCCATGTTATTAACATTTAttaactgatgttttttttttgtatcaaccAGCTGCACCACTGTGGCACAAACCGCTTTCCCCGTCTGTCATCATAGCATAACGTGGTCCCGGAGACATCTACTGTAGCACAAAATAGTTTGTGTACTTTGGCAGGTGTTTAAATCAGGATCGGTGTGGACAGATTTCATCAACACAGGCTACATGAAGCTTCGCAGCTGCAAAACTTAGCGTGCGTAATGGTAAATTGTCTGGTTTGTCATTGGGACCGTTGTGCGTTCTTCGTCTTGCCGAAGACCAGTTTTGCGTGTAAAGGGCTAACCCTGTCATCAGTGAACAACCTGCTCTGACACTTGATTAGTAAAAAGATGGCAAACCCACGAGTACTGAAGCTGCTGAAAaatcttttctcctcctctctccaccaGTCATCCAATAAACTCAAACTGCTACCCCGTTTCATTATATAGTATTGTTAAAGAAGGGTGTGGTGAGACATCTCGTTGGCCTTGTGGCTGGTGTGCAAGTCCCTGTTTTGTTAACTAATGTCACGGATTGATATTAATGCGAGACTCTGTGTCTGCTTTGTCACCATCTTTGTGGTTTTCTGTGCGACGTCTTATAAAGTGACTCAATGCTGTTTTAATTGactgttaaatttttgtttgacagcatgtGTATCATGTGTCACTGCATGATAGCATGTGAGCATACAAAATGTAAGAAAGTGCTTGCACTGATAccgatgtgtttttattttaagcaaGACTGGAATGCATAATCATGATATGATGCTAACATGTAATATACATTTGTGTAttcacaaagtgtgtttgtgtgtgtgttccagccCCAGGATGAGGGTTTCTTATATCGTCTTTTCAGCTAGAGCTGTTGTAATTCTCCCACTAACTGGAGACAGGTATATATTTcccttttccttataatccttCTCCTCCGCTTCACTCAGacagtaaatctttctttcttttccttttttttgaaattgaaattgcTTTTGTTTCAGATCTAAGATAGATGAAGGCCTGGAGAAGCTGAGCCAAATCACACCTGCCGGTGAAACGTTCATGCACGAAGGTTTGAAAGCGGTACGCGCTCCTTTCTAGTATTGCAACTTCCTGCCATGCATTGTTTTCCTTACAGATGCTTCCTTTCattgttgtttgttattttggggctttttttaatttaaataatctGTATTTTTGGCAGGTATCACAGCAAATGAAGTCACAAACTTCACCATCATCCAGTATTATCATAGTTCTTACTGATGGCAAGCTGAACATCTACCCGTATGAACTGAGTGTACaagaggtaacacacacacacacacacacactaatggcTTAGTGGAAGATGCTGTAAATGAGGAGCTGGATGAAATTTGAGAACCATATTATGTTGAAGGTCATGATGAGCATCCTGTTGAATTTTTCCTGAGAATACCAAATGTTCTTTCACGCAGGAAGGATTTGAAGACACTTGATGTGCTGTTTTTGTGCTATATCATCTCAAAATGTGGGTTGTGAGCATATAGCACAGTTTGTGAGTGCAGTGAAATCCTTTGGGGctggggttgtgtcaggaagggcatccggtaaaaaaacaaaaaagccataTCAGATATGCAGAGTCATCCTCTGTGGTGGGGACccccccttgtgaataagggagtaGCCTAAAGCAGCTTTGATAGCATGGCTGTTTGAAGAAACACACAAATTCACATACTTCTCATACCCTCTTCTCTGTTTTACTCTGTTACAAATCTCAACCAAAGAAAAGTTGAAAGGCTCAGTTTGTTCCGTTTGTATCGTGTTGCATGAACCGgacaagctgctgctggctggacaaacaaaactgtttgCTGTGAAATCTTAATcgtaatttaaaatatacagCATTTGCTGCGGCTGAGCtgtaacaataaaaaacactaCTCTGATGTTTTATAAGTCACATGGATTCACTGTATGTCTGTAGAATCATGGCTTAAG
This Astatotilapia calliptera chromosome 7, fAstCal1.2, whole genome shotgun sequence DNA region includes the following protein-coding sequences:
- the LOC113025927 gene encoding progestin and adipoQ receptor family member 3-like, with translation MLLKMPQKLLKTAHYIELGSYQHWPVLIPQRIRLYTYEQIPLFLKENPYITDGYRAHLPSKLCLKSIFILSNETVNIWSHLLGFLLFFSLGVNDLLSVLPASGANREDYVIYAIGLFCFQVCMLCSVGYHLFSCHRSEKTCRRWLALDYAGISVGILGCYVPGIFYAFYCNAFWRQVYLLTVLSLILAVFSAQVHPRYLSNDWRWIRMSIFCCVAGVGTIPACHWVWLNGGFTSDVVQLFLPRVIIMYLIAGSAFLFYVTKIPERYFPGQLNYLGASHQVWHILVVAMFYWWHQTAVYIMHFRHSQSCPAQTTGS